One region of Pan paniscus chromosome 5, NHGRI_mPanPan1-v2.0_pri, whole genome shotgun sequence genomic DNA includes:
- the LOC100988670 gene encoding histone H2A type 1 yields the protein MSGRGKQGGKARAKAKTRSSRAGLQFPVGRVHRLLRKGNYAERVGAGAPVYLAAVLEYLTAEILELAGNAARDNKKTRIIPRHLQLAIRNDEELNKLLGKVTIAQGGVLPNIQAVLLPKKTESHHKAKGK from the coding sequence ATGTCGGGACGCGGCAAGCAGGGAGGCAAAGCTCGCGCCAAGGCCAAGACCCGCTCTTCTCGTGCCGGTCTCCAGTTCCCCGTGGGCCGAGTGCACCGACTGCTCCGCAAGGGCAACTATGCTGAGCGGGTCGGGGCCGGCGCGCCGGTTTACCTGGCGGCGGTGCTGGAGTACCTGACTGCCGAGATCCTGGAGCTGGCGGGCAACGCCGCCCGCGACAACAAGAAGACCCGCATTATCCCGCGCCACTTGCAGCTGGCCATCCGCAACGACGAGGAGCTCAACAAGCTGCTGGGCAAAGTAACCATCGCTCAGGGTGGCGTCCTGCCCAACATCCAGGCTGTGCTACTGCCCAAGAAGACCGAGAGTCACCACAAGGCCAAAGGCAAATAA